A single region of the Vagococcus teuberi genome encodes:
- the alr gene encoding alanine racemase, producing the protein MIESTHRPSKVVVDLSAIEYNVKQELARLNDEQVLFAVVKANAYGHGAIKVAQAAEKAGATGFCVSNLDEALELREAGITLPILVLSYVSPNYIDLAISQSISLTAPSLEWLKQVEETLAEKPMMNPLSVHLKIDTGMGRIGLRDEDEMVQSKELFVLSNYMTLDGIFTHFSSADTKDTTYFELQQQRFTRAMDIFSDLEIRYIHTSNSATALWHDAWNSNLIRFGDALYGLNPSGKALDLPYELKPALSLTTELIHVKQVSAGEKIGYGATYTAEKEEWIGTLPIGYADGLIRQFQGYKVIIDGEYAEIVGRVCMDQCMIRLPKRYDVGTPVTIFGKNGTLENTLDDAAEFIGTINYEIVCGLTDRLPRYYLNERINN; encoded by the coding sequence ATGATAGAAAGTACACATAGACCAAGTAAAGTTGTGGTGGATTTATCTGCCATTGAATACAATGTTAAACAAGAATTAGCTCGATTGAATGATGAGCAAGTCTTATTTGCAGTCGTTAAAGCCAATGCATACGGTCATGGTGCAATCAAAGTCGCGCAAGCAGCCGAAAAAGCCGGTGCAACAGGTTTTTGTGTGTCTAATTTAGATGAAGCACTGGAATTAAGAGAAGCCGGCATCACGTTACCAATTTTAGTATTGAGTTATGTGTCGCCGAACTATATCGATTTAGCTATCTCACAAAGCATTTCTTTAACTGCACCTTCACTTGAATGGCTAAAACAAGTTGAAGAGACTCTAGCAGAAAAGCCTATGATGAATCCATTAAGTGTGCATTTAAAAATTGATACAGGGATGGGACGCATTGGATTAAGAGATGAAGATGAAATGGTTCAATCAAAAGAATTATTTGTTTTATCCAATTACATGACGTTAGATGGTATTTTCACGCATTTTTCTAGTGCAGATACAAAAGACACCACGTATTTTGAATTGCAACAACAACGATTTACTCGTGCAATGGATATTTTCTCTGATCTAGAGATTCGCTACATTCACACATCAAACTCGGCGACAGCTTTATGGCATGATGCGTGGAATAGTAATTTGATTCGTTTTGGTGATGCATTATATGGCTTAAATCCTTCAGGGAAAGCCCTTGATCTGCCTTATGAGTTAAAACCAGCGTTGTCTCTTACAACCGAGCTAATCCATGTTAAACAAGTGTCTGCCGGAGAAAAAATTGGGTATGGTGCGACTTATACTGCTGAAAAGGAAGAATGGATTGGCACACTTCCCATTGGTTATGCGGATGGATTGATTCGACAATTCCAAGGTTATAAGGTGATTATTGATGGAGAATATGCTGAAATAGTGGGACGAGTGTGTATGGATCAATGCATGATTCGTCTGCCTAAACGTTATGATGTTGGCACACCGGTGACGATTTTTGGCAAAAATGGCACACTAGAAAATACGTTAGATGATGCCGCAGAATTTATTGGCACGATTAATTATGAAATCGTGTGTGGCTTAACGGATCGATTGCCACGTTATTATCTAAATGAAAGGATAAACAATTAG
- a CDS encoding aminotransferase class I/II-fold pyridoxal phosphate-dependent enzyme encodes MSWSGKLHPELVETIKEVDKDILEERQKMQDVALVNQAKVLEAFREHHVSESHFAPSTGYGYDDIGRDALESVYASVFRAEKALVRPHIVSGTHAISTTLFGLLRPDDELIYITGTPYDTLLEVIGVAGDGIGSLKEYNIGYKEVALKENGSVDFDGIKKALTDKTKVIAIQRSRGYDSRPSFTVEQIGEMIRFVKEIDDNLVVFVDNCYGEFAEEMEPTDVGADIMAGSLIKNPGGGIAKTGGYIVGREELVEKVSYRLTTPGVGGEGGAMIYSTHEMLQGFFLAPHAVSQAIQGAIFTARLLEKFGVESTPKWNDKRTDLIQMIELNDKEKMIAFCQSVQKFSPIDAHVLPIPSYMPGYEDDVIMAAGTFVQGGSLELTADGPIREPYQLYVQGGLTYEHVKIAVSESVNSIYF; translated from the coding sequence ATGAGTTGGAGTGGTAAATTACACCCAGAATTGGTAGAAACCATCAAAGAGGTTGATAAAGATATATTAGAAGAACGTCAAAAAATGCAAGATGTGGCATTGGTTAATCAAGCAAAAGTATTAGAAGCATTTAGAGAACATCATGTATCAGAAAGTCATTTTGCCCCATCGACTGGGTATGGCTATGATGATATTGGAAGAGATGCATTAGAATCTGTCTATGCCTCTGTTTTCCGTGCAGAAAAAGCGTTAGTTAGACCACATATCGTCTCAGGAACGCACGCAATTTCGACGACTCTATTTGGGTTACTTCGTCCTGATGATGAATTGATTTACATTACTGGCACACCTTATGACACATTACTTGAAGTCATTGGCGTAGCAGGTGATGGCATTGGGTCATTAAAAGAGTACAACATAGGGTACAAAGAAGTGGCACTAAAAGAAAATGGCTCAGTTGATTTTGATGGCATAAAAAAAGCACTAACTGATAAAACAAAAGTCATCGCCATTCAACGTTCACGTGGTTATGATTCACGTCCGTCTTTTACAGTAGAACAAATTGGTGAGATGATTCGATTTGTTAAAGAGATAGATGACAATCTAGTCGTGTTTGTCGATAATTGTTACGGTGAATTTGCCGAAGAAATGGAACCGACTGATGTTGGCGCAGATATTATGGCTGGCTCTTTAATCAAAAATCCTGGTGGCGGTATTGCTAAAACGGGTGGATACATTGTCGGAAGAGAAGAATTAGTTGAAAAAGTATCGTATCGTTTAACCACGCCTGGAGTTGGTGGTGAGGGTGGCGCGATGATTTATAGCACACACGAGATGCTACAAGGATTTTTCTTAGCACCTCATGCTGTTAGTCAAGCCATACAAGGTGCGATATTTACCGCACGCTTATTAGAAAAGTTTGGTGTGGAATCAACACCGAAATGGAACGATAAACGCACGGATTTAATTCAAATGATTGAATTAAATGACAAAGAAAAAATGATTGCGTTTTGTCAGTCAGTACAAAAGTTCTCGCCAATTGATGCACATGTTTTACCAATTCCATCTTATATGCCAGGTTACGAGGATGATGTAATCATGGCAGCTGGGACGTTTGTTCAAGGTGGTAGCTTAGAATTAACGGCAGATGGACCAATAAGAGAACCATACCAATTATATGTCCAAGGTGGATTAACCTATGAGCATGTCAAAATTGCCGTCAGTGAATCGGTAAATAGTATCTATTTTTAA
- a CDS encoding glycerophosphodiester phosphodiesterase: MTKVIAHRGSKGTHPENTLPAFQEAIDVKADGIELDVQLTCDGKLVVIHDEKLNRTTNAKGWVKDLTLAEIKQLDAGSWFDERFKDTKIPTLEEVLALLKINQFRGLLNIELKTDRIEYLGIEQKVLRAIEEADVSFTIVLSSFNRDTLRRLKALDKTYEIAFIAFGNKYDIAWLDKHRDVNSFHPDIRWLKRHIDQTTHIENVRPWTVNKEADMVFCIEQKLAGMFTDFPKKALEVRDNG; the protein is encoded by the coding sequence ATGACAAAAGTAATTGCCCATAGAGGAAGTAAGGGGACACATCCGGAAAACACACTACCGGCGTTTCAAGAAGCCATTGATGTAAAGGCAGATGGAATCGAATTAGATGTTCAGTTAACATGTGATGGTAAGTTGGTTGTGATTCATGATGAAAAATTAAACCGAACCACGAATGCAAAAGGGTGGGTAAAAGATTTAACCTTAGCAGAAATTAAACAGCTAGATGCTGGTTCTTGGTTTGATGAAAGATTTAAGGATACGAAAATTCCGACATTAGAAGAAGTTTTGGCACTACTGAAAATTAATCAGTTTAGAGGTTTATTAAATATTGAATTAAAGACAGATCGCATAGAGTATTTAGGTATTGAACAAAAAGTATTACGAGCCATCGAGGAAGCGGATGTGTCATTTACCATCGTTTTATCCAGTTTTAATCGTGATACGCTCAGACGATTGAAGGCCCTTGATAAAACGTATGAAATTGCGTTTATCGCATTTGGCAATAAGTATGATATCGCGTGGTTAGATAAACATCGAGATGTGAATAGTTTTCATCCAGATATTCGATGGTTGAAACGACACATCGATCAGACGACACATATTGAAAACGTCCGTCCATGGACCGTAAATAAAGAAGCTGATATGGTATTTTGTATTGAACAGAAATTAGCAGGGATGTTTACAGATTTCCCTAAAAAAGCACTTGAGGTAAGAGATAATGGATAA
- a CDS encoding GNAT family N-acetyltransferase: MKLRTIRNEDYKDVKEVITKAFERSNHGYNGEATLVETIRELPTYNQELEVVAFVDNDIVGHGLLSEAVVKNDTNDLKGLVLAPLSVVTDYQNQGIGSHVMLELEKRAKETKHAFITILGDPSFYSRFGYVPAKNAHVSCPFDVPSEYLLMKKLKLEMIEGILFYNRAFG; encoded by the coding sequence ATGAAGTTAAGAACAATCCGAAATGAAGATTATAAGGACGTTAAAGAAGTGATTACTAAGGCTTTCGAGCGAAGTAATCATGGTTATAATGGTGAAGCAACATTAGTTGAAACAATTAGAGAACTACCAACTTACAATCAAGAGTTGGAAGTGGTGGCTTTTGTAGATAATGATATCGTGGGACATGGTTTGTTAAGTGAGGCAGTGGTAAAAAATGATACAAATGACTTGAAAGGTTTGGTATTAGCACCTCTTTCAGTAGTAACTGATTATCAAAATCAAGGAATTGGTAGCCACGTCATGTTAGAGTTAGAAAAACGAGCAAAAGAAACGAAACATGCCTTTATTACGATTTTAGGTGACCCATCTTTTTATAGTCGATTTGGTTATGTGCCGGCGAAGAATGCTCATGTGAGTTGCCCATTTGATGTACCAAGTGAGTACTTACTAATGAAAAAATTAAAGCTAGAGATGATAGAAGGCATCCTGTTTTATAATCGTGCATTTGGTTAA
- the hflX gene encoding GTPase HflX → MIERVVTVGVETQENFYYFDESMKELENLTQTAQGEVVGTMTQKRPTIDRRTIVGKGKLVELEALVSSTDADMVIFNHELTARQTAVIEEAVNVKVIDRVQLILDIFALRAKSKEGQLQVELAQLSYLLPRLSGQGASMSRLGGGIGTRGPGETKLETDRRHIRFKMTQIKQELKEIEKHRERSRKKRQESDTMQVGLIGYTNAGKSTIMNLLTKANTYSEDQLFATLDPLTKKWELPTGTQVTLTDTVGFIQDLPTQLIEAFQSTLEESKAMDFLLHVVDVTSTNRDQQEKTVLELLHELDMDHIPVLTVYNKADLLEGDFVPTLFPNCLVSAKRIEDKEKLTQDIMDFLKENLTKYHLLYTPAEMKDFNQLKEATLLETYEYDESLNEYELIGYAKNVARWKKGDSEDELEW, encoded by the coding sequence ATGATAGAACGCGTTGTAACCGTGGGGGTTGAAACCCAAGAAAATTTTTATTATTTTGATGAATCAATGAAAGAATTAGAAAATCTAACACAAACGGCTCAAGGTGAAGTCGTTGGGACAATGACACAAAAAAGACCAACAATTGACCGCAGAACCATTGTTGGTAAAGGAAAATTAGTTGAACTTGAAGCACTTGTGTCCTCAACTGATGCGGACATGGTGATATTTAACCATGAACTAACAGCTAGGCAAACAGCTGTGATTGAAGAAGCCGTGAACGTAAAAGTGATTGACCGTGTGCAATTAATTTTAGATATTTTTGCCCTAAGAGCTAAATCAAAAGAAGGACAATTACAAGTTGAACTGGCACAGCTATCTTACTTGTTACCAAGATTAAGCGGACAAGGAGCTAGCATGTCCCGTCTTGGTGGTGGTATTGGAACACGTGGACCAGGGGAAACAAAACTTGAAACAGATCGACGTCATATCCGATTTAAAATGACGCAAATCAAACAAGAATTAAAAGAAATCGAAAAACATCGTGAAAGAAGTCGTAAAAAACGTCAAGAGTCTGACACGATGCAAGTGGGCTTGATTGGTTACACTAATGCTGGAAAATCAACCATCATGAATTTGTTGACTAAAGCAAATACCTATTCAGAAGATCAATTATTTGCGACACTTGACCCATTAACCAAAAAGTGGGAATTGCCAACAGGGACACAAGTGACATTAACTGATACAGTTGGGTTTATTCAAGATTTGCCAACCCAATTAATCGAAGCGTTTCAATCGACATTAGAAGAAAGCAAGGCCATGGACTTTTTACTTCATGTCGTGGATGTTACCTCCACCAATCGAGACCAACAAGAAAAAACGGTGCTAGAGTTATTGCATGAGTTGGACATGGATCACATTCCTGTGTTGACTGTATATAATAAAGCAGATTTGTTGGAAGGAGATTTTGTGCCAACACTCTTTCCAAATTGTTTGGTTTCAGCAAAACGTATCGAGGATAAAGAGAAGTTGACGCAAGATATTATGGATTTCCTAAAAGAGAATTTAACCAAATATCATTTGTTATATACACCAGCTGAAATGAAAGATTTTAACCAACTAAAAGAAGCCACGCTTTTAGAAACTTATGAATATGATGAATCATTGAACGAATATGAATTAATCGGGTATGCAAAAAATGTGGCACGTTGGAAAAAAGGGGATAGTGAAGATGAGTTGGAGTGGTAA
- a CDS encoding MerR family transcriptional regulator gives MNKRDLKRSKSVFPIGSVMLLTELTARQIRYYEEQQLIHPKRNEGNNRLFSLNDIDLLLDIKDMLDDGYTIKDIKASFDKEKRKQEKLSEEKIRIALYNDLMNESRFNRY, from the coding sequence ATGAATAAAAGAGACTTAAAACGTAGTAAATCTGTGTTTCCGATTGGCTCAGTGATGTTACTAACAGAACTTACTGCAAGGCAAATTCGTTACTATGAAGAACAGCAGTTAATTCATCCTAAAAGAAATGAAGGAAATAATCGGTTATTTTCTCTTAATGACATTGATCTTCTACTGGACATAAAAGATATGTTAGACGATGGGTATACCATTAAAGACATTAAAGCATCTTTTGATAAGGAAAAAAGAAAACAGGAAAAATTATCAGAAGAAAAGATTCGCATTGCTTTGTACAATGATTTAATGAATGAAAGTCGCTTTAACAGATACTAG
- a CDS encoding DUF3042 family protein: MKKFSKGFLVGTATTLAALTGVAFGVKKVLIEPIEEKEEMIDDNRKKAMRKSRAR, encoded by the coding sequence ATGAAGAAATTTTCAAAAGGATTTTTAGTCGGTACTGCAACAACTTTAGCAGCCTTAACAGGTGTTGCTTTTGGCGTGAAAAAAGTATTAATCGAACCAATCGAGGAAAAAGAAGAAATGATTGACGACAATCGTAAAAAAGCAATGCGTAAAAGTAGAGCGAGATAA
- the miaA gene encoding tRNA (adenosine(37)-N6)-dimethylallyltransferase MiaA, with the protein MDKQKVLVIVGPTAVGKTALGVKLSQRFNGEVISGDSLQVYKQLDIGTAKATINERKNVPHHLIDIKEPTDTYSAHEFKRQAIECINELATQNKLPIIVGGTGLYIQSLLYDFHLGSSELSDDEKKSRKKWEEFAKKLSNEALWHELEIIDPKGANTIHPNNRKRVIRALEVFDLTGKSISEQQQIDLMDLSKSSFDVKLIGLTTDREVLYKRINQRVDVMMAEGLLDEAKMVYELDCPQASQGIGYKEFFPYFEGKCSLEKSVEEVKQHSRQYAKRQLTWFRNRMPVEWWDIVSDEANVSLLESSVAGWLG; encoded by the coding sequence ATGGATAAGCAAAAAGTCTTAGTGATTGTGGGTCCGACAGCGGTTGGAAAAACGGCTCTAGGGGTCAAACTAAGTCAACGATTTAACGGTGAGGTCATCAGTGGTGACTCGCTACAAGTTTACAAACAATTAGATATTGGAACAGCAAAAGCAACAATTAACGAAAGGAAAAATGTGCCACATCATTTAATTGATATAAAAGAGCCGACTGACACTTATTCGGCTCATGAATTTAAACGTCAAGCAATAGAATGTATCAACGAATTGGCGACTCAAAATAAGTTGCCTATCATCGTAGGTGGTACAGGACTTTACATTCAATCGCTGCTTTATGATTTTCATTTGGGCTCATCAGAGTTAAGTGATGATGAAAAGAAAAGTCGTAAAAAGTGGGAAGAGTTTGCTAAAAAACTGTCCAATGAAGCATTATGGCACGAACTAGAAATAATCGATCCAAAAGGGGCCAATACGATTCACCCGAATAACCGCAAACGTGTGATACGTGCACTAGAAGTGTTTGATTTAACGGGAAAAAGTATCAGCGAGCAACAACAGATTGATTTAATGGATCTGTCAAAAAGTTCGTTTGATGTGAAACTGATTGGATTAACCACGGATAGAGAGGTTCTGTATAAGAGAATCAATCAACGAGTAGATGTCATGATGGCTGAAGGTTTGTTAGATGAAGCCAAGATGGTTTATGAGTTAGATTGCCCGCAAGCAAGTCAAGGTATTGGCTACAAAGAGTTTTTCCCTTATTTTGAGGGGAAGTGTTCACTGGAAAAATCAGTGGAAGAAGTGAAACAACATTCAAGACAATATGCCAAACGCCAATTAACGTGGTTTAGAAATCGAATGCCAGTTGAGTGGTGGGATATTGTGTCTGATGAGGCCAATGTGAGCTTACTAGAGAGTTCGGTAGCTGGTTGGCTGGGTTGA
- a CDS encoding DegV family protein: MKIAIVTDSTAYIQEQYLDHENLFVLSVPLIIDDVVYQEGIDITDEAFYEKLKVAKEFPKTSQPALGEVYELYETLAKSGYDAVISIHLSTGISGFITTLNGISKDFSDIDIYPFDSYITSGPMGRMVEVALEMTEHKEANPKEIIQHLEEMRRFAEGYIVVDDLNHLVRGGRLKNGAAIIGTLLKIKPILRFQDGDIILSEKIRSQKKALSRVIDIVLEEVPSKPHDSLFYVIHCNNIEVAEHVKEDMLKRDSQLKVILCDFGPVIGTHLGEKSIGIGVIPKK; this comes from the coding sequence ATGAAGATTGCAATAGTGACGGATAGCACCGCTTATATACAAGAGCAGTACCTAGATCATGAAAATTTATTTGTTTTATCTGTTCCATTAATTATTGATGATGTCGTTTATCAAGAAGGAATTGATATTACAGACGAAGCATTTTATGAAAAATTAAAAGTAGCCAAAGAATTTCCTAAAACTAGCCAACCTGCACTGGGTGAAGTTTATGAACTTTACGAAACATTAGCTAAGTCAGGATATGATGCAGTAATTAGTATTCATTTATCAACTGGGATATCTGGATTTATTACGACATTAAATGGTATTTCAAAAGATTTTTCTGACATCGATATTTATCCATTTGATTCTTATATCACAAGTGGTCCAATGGGTCGAATGGTTGAAGTCGCTTTGGAGATGACTGAACATAAGGAAGCAAACCCTAAAGAGATTATTCAACATTTAGAAGAAATGAGACGATTTGCAGAAGGGTATATTGTCGTGGATGATTTAAATCACTTAGTTCGTGGTGGACGGTTAAAAAATGGGGCAGCAATTATTGGAACCTTATTAAAAATCAAACCTATTTTACGTTTCCAAGACGGTGACATTATTTTATCAGAAAAAATTCGTTCTCAGAAAAAAGCCTTGTCTCGCGTGATTGATATTGTGCTTGAGGAAGTGCCAAGTAAACCACATGATAGTCTGTTTTATGTGATCCATTGCAATAACATAGAGGTAGCAGAACACGTAAAAGAAGACATGCTAAAAAGAGATAGCCAATTAAAAGTCATTTTATGTGATTTCGGTCCAGTTATTGGAACACATCTTGGTGAAAAATCAATCGGGATAGGTGTTATTCCTAAAAAATAG
- a CDS encoding heavy metal-binding domain-containing protein, translating to MLITTTENIPGKNYEIIGEVFGLTTNSKNVVRNIGAGLKNIVGGEIKAYTEMQEESRELAIQRLKENAKNMGADAIVMMRFDSGSIGTDMQSVAAYGTAVKFINNSPL from the coding sequence ATGCTTATTACAACAACAGAAAATATCCCTGGAAAAAATTACGAAATTATTGGCGAAGTATTTGGTTTAACAACAAATTCTAAAAACGTGGTTCGCAATATCGGTGCTGGCCTTAAAAATATTGTCGGTGGAGAAATTAAAGCTTATACTGAAATGCAAGAAGAATCTCGTGAATTAGCGATTCAACGATTAAAAGAGAATGCAAAAAATATGGGAGCTGATGCGATTGTGATGATGCGTTTTGATTCAGGCTCTATCGGAACTGACATGCAATCAGTTGCAGCTTATGGTACAGCGGTAAAATTTATAAACAATTCCCCCCTATAA
- a CDS encoding uracil-DNA glycosylase family protein — translation MSRLTIEEIRQQIIHDPDNASFTEKGWQPVFMAYPEAKILIIGQAPGIKTQEKEQVFRDKSGEKLREWMGVTDDIFYDSKQIAVLPLDFYFPGKAAHGDLPPRKNFTEKWHPSLIECMPNIELTILMGTYAQKYYLKDKAKKTLTETVFAYEEYLPTYFPIVHSSPLNFRWFAKHPEFESAIVPVFKAHVQKLIK, via the coding sequence GTGAGCAGATTGACGATAGAAGAAATTAGACAACAAATCATTCATGACCCTGACAATGCCTCTTTCACTGAAAAAGGATGGCAACCTGTTTTTATGGCCTATCCTGAAGCAAAAATACTCATTATCGGACAAGCACCTGGAATTAAAACACAAGAAAAAGAACAAGTATTCCGTGATAAAAGTGGGGAAAAACTACGTGAATGGATGGGTGTAACAGACGACATATTTTATGATTCAAAACAAATTGCCGTGTTGCCACTTGATTTTTATTTTCCAGGAAAAGCAGCTCATGGTGACTTACCACCTAGAAAGAATTTTACTGAAAAATGGCACCCATCTTTGATTGAATGTATGCCAAACATTGAGTTAACTATTCTTATGGGGACATATGCTCAAAAGTATTATTTAAAAGATAAAGCGAAAAAAACACTAACCGAAACAGTTTTTGCTTATGAAGAATACTTACCAACTTATTTTCCGATAGTGCATTCCTCCCCACTAAATTTTCGTTGGTTTGCCAAACATCCAGAATTTGAATCAGCTATTGTTCCCGTTTTTAAAGCACACGTCCAAAAATTAATAAAATAG
- the efp gene encoding elongation factor P encodes MISAVDLRAGNTFEKDGKLIKVLEASHHKPGKGNTVMRMKLKDLRSGSTVETTMRPDEKVKKAHIDTKAVQYLYIQDDMAVFMDLETYEQYEIPVSVIEHELNYLLDNMEVSIQFYDTEVVGVSLPTSVVLTVAETQPSIKGATVSGSGKPATMETGLVVNVPDFIEVGDKLEINTSEGSYMKRAK; translated from the coding sequence ATGATATCAGCAGTTGATTTAAGAGCAGGAAACACATTTGAAAAAGATGGTAAATTAATCAAAGTTTTAGAAGCAAGCCATCATAAACCTGGTAAAGGTAATACGGTTATGCGTATGAAACTAAAAGATTTACGTTCAGGTTCAACCGTTGAAACAACGATGCGTCCTGATGAAAAAGTAAAAAAAGCACATATTGATACAAAAGCTGTACAATACTTATATATCCAAGATGATATGGCAGTATTTATGGACTTAGAAACATATGAACAATATGAAATTCCAGTATCAGTGATTGAACATGAATTAAACTACTTGTTAGACAACATGGAAGTATCAATCCAATTTTACGATACAGAAGTAGTTGGCGTATCTTTACCAACATCTGTTGTGTTAACAGTAGCAGAAACTCAACCTTCAATTAAAGGGGCAACTGTTTCAGGTTCTGGTAAACCAGCGACAATGGAAACAGGCTTAGTAGTCAACGTTCCTGATTTTATCGAAGTAGGCGATAAATTAGAAATTAATACGTCTGAAGGAAGCTACATGAAACGTGCGAAATAA
- a CDS encoding LCP family protein: MPGMSRMDKRRQEEAKKHETKDKKSDRRQPSDAQPPTSKGVPPKKKPKKKKSWGFWVLIVLVALIGLSGVGYAKGYFTAKMDKDNKEFEMTAFKGQKSQNDSVNILLLGSDSRGEDQGRSDSIMIAHYNKKTKQPQIVSIMRDTFVGIPTQDGLEYNKINAAYSYGGPEMVRQTIENNFGIPIQYYAVVNFDSFPKIIDVLAPRGLPITAEKDLEVEGTVIKKGQTNLSGHEALQYARFRKDAEGDFGRVRRQQQVMSAITKQATSPLHAWKLPEMLGAVVGYTQTDVPLSTYLSVGSSYLFSSHKSLEILTVPVEGSWENGYYDYAGSVLEINEEMNKQAIQKFFSK, translated from the coding sequence ATGCCTGGCATGTCTCGGATGGATAAAAGAAGACAAGAAGAAGCAAAAAAACATGAAACAAAAGATAAAAAAAGTGACAGACGACAACCTAGTGACGCACAACCACCAACAAGTAAAGGCGTTCCACCGAAAAAGAAACCAAAGAAGAAAAAATCTTGGGGCTTTTGGGTGTTAATCGTACTCGTTGCGTTAATTGGTTTATCTGGTGTTGGATATGCTAAAGGGTATTTCACAGCGAAAATGGATAAAGACAACAAAGAATTTGAAATGACAGCATTTAAGGGTCAAAAGAGTCAAAATGATAGTGTCAATATTTTATTATTGGGTAGTGATTCTCGTGGCGAAGATCAAGGACGTTCGGATTCGATTATGATTGCACATTACAATAAAAAAACCAAACAACCACAAATTGTGTCAATCATGCGCGATACGTTTGTTGGAATACCGACGCAAGATGGGCTTGAATACAATAAAATTAATGCAGCATATTCGTATGGTGGACCAGAGATGGTGAGACAAACGATTGAAAATAATTTTGGTATTCCGATTCAATATTATGCGGTCGTTAATTTTGATTCGTTTCCTAAAATTATTGACGTGTTAGCACCACGTGGCTTGCCAATTACAGCTGAAAAAGATTTAGAAGTTGAAGGAACAGTGATTAAAAAAGGGCAGACTAATTTAAGTGGTCATGAAGCCTTGCAATATGCTCGTTTTAGAAAAGATGCTGAAGGAGACTTTGGTCGCGTGAGACGTCAGCAACAAGTCATGAGTGCTATCACCAAACAAGCAACAAGTCCACTTCATGCTTGGAAGTTACCAGAGATGCTTGGGGCAGTTGTTGGGTACACACAAACCGACGTTCCATTGTCTACTTATCTGTCGGTTGGAAGTAGTTATTTATTCAGTTCACATAAATCTCTCGAAATTCTAACAGTCCCAGTCGAAGGTTCGTGGGAAAATGGTTACTATGACTACGCCGGAAGTGTCTTGGAAATCAATGAAGAAATGAATAAGCAAGCCATACAGAAATTTTTCAGTAAATAA